One part of the Halobacteriovorax vibrionivorans genome encodes these proteins:
- a CDS encoding 4-hydroxy-tetrahydrodipicolinate reductase has protein sequence MKLALLGKGKTGSKVIELCEENKNGEYSDIELSVFDSKNPLKKDDLNRFDMVLSFLNGDTFLEHYFDLLSTSGICVVCGSTGFEWKPEMLDKIKTGGGTWIKATNFSLGMNLVKEMIKIASKANSLFNEEQLSFHINDIHHTKKLDAPSGTALSWKEWLDHDAEISSERTGDIVGIHELTIDTPNEIVTIKHEAKDRRIFAAGALWAVKQMQTLGPGLYDFSEVALQVMKENE, from the coding sequence ATGAAATTAGCATTACTAGGGAAAGGAAAAACAGGTTCTAAAGTTATTGAGCTTTGTGAAGAAAATAAAAATGGCGAATATAGTGATATTGAATTAAGTGTTTTTGATTCAAAAAATCCTTTAAAGAAAGATGATCTTAATAGATTTGATATGGTTCTCTCTTTTTTAAATGGGGATACGTTTTTAGAGCATTATTTTGATTTATTAAGCACTTCAGGAATCTGCGTAGTTTGTGGTTCAACTGGATTTGAATGGAAACCAGAAATGCTAGATAAAATAAAGACTGGTGGTGGAACCTGGATAAAGGCCACGAACTTTAGTCTTGGGATGAATCTGGTCAAAGAGATGATTAAGATTGCCTCCAAAGCTAATTCTCTTTTTAATGAAGAACAATTAAGCTTCCACATCAACGATATTCACCATACAAAGAAACTTGATGCTCCTAGTGGTACTGCCCTCTCATGGAAAGAATGGTTAGATCATGACGCCGAGATCAGCTCTGAGCGAACTGGAGATATCGTGGGAATTCATGAATTAACTATTGATACCCCTAACGAAATTGTTACAATTAAACATGAAGCAAAAGATCGAAGAATATTTGCCGCTGGAGCATTGTGGGCAGTAAAGCAAATGCAAACTCTTGGGCCAGGACTCTATGATTTTAGTGAAGTTGCCCTTCAAGTAATGAAAGAAAATGAATAA
- a CDS encoding alanine/glycine:cation symporter family protein produces the protein MNFSAFLAEAVEIVWGLPLIILLLGGGIYLVAISRLKTLAGFFHAFRLISGKFHHKNDNESKGQISHFKALTNALSSTVGMGNVAGVAVAISQGGPGAIFWMWVGALIGMNTKFFECTLAVMYRRNDHHGEIQGGPMYTIIEALPKYMHFLAYFFAGAGLIGSLGVFNTNQMATFMASNYSIPTHITGILAAVLLVYILMGGVKRIGEATSKLVPAMCTLYIGCALIIIIMNFGNVADVFALIFKEAFAGRAAVGGVSGLAVIHIFKTGIKRATYSNEAGVGSAPMAHGNAKTSEPVAEGLVAMVGPFIDTIIVCTMTSIVILSSLSPAELQESNGVLITQMAFMKNFGMAGSHLLGISIILFALSTVIGSANYCEKCWDFLFGGVPIMGARLTFALFYASTVLLGAVSAPTDMVNAMDIGFALMAIPNMIATIALAPKVKHKFDEYYEKYIRKSAA, from the coding sequence ATGAATTTCTCTGCATTTCTTGCGGAAGCCGTCGAGATCGTCTGGGGCCTGCCACTTATTATCTTATTACTTGGTGGTGGGATATATCTCGTTGCCATTTCACGTTTAAAAACATTAGCAGGTTTCTTTCACGCTTTTCGACTCATTTCAGGTAAATTCCATCACAAGAACGACAATGAAAGTAAGGGACAGATCTCTCACTTTAAGGCCTTAACAAATGCCCTCTCCTCTACCGTAGGAATGGGAAATGTTGCAGGTGTTGCAGTTGCAATATCACAAGGTGGACCAGGTGCTATTTTTTGGATGTGGGTTGGGGCCCTAATTGGGATGAATACGAAGTTTTTCGAGTGTACTCTGGCCGTTATGTATCGACGCAATGATCACCACGGAGAAATTCAAGGTGGCCCTATGTATACGATTATCGAAGCGCTACCAAAGTATATGCACTTTCTTGCTTATTTCTTTGCTGGAGCAGGCTTAATAGGTTCATTAGGTGTCTTTAATACAAATCAAATGGCAACATTCATGGCCTCTAATTATAGCATTCCTACACATATCACAGGTATATTGGCGGCCGTTCTTCTTGTCTATATTCTAATGGGTGGTGTTAAAAGAATTGGAGAGGCCACTTCTAAACTAGTGCCGGCAATGTGTACTCTTTATATTGGATGTGCTCTTATTATTATCATTATGAATTTTGGTAACGTTGCCGATGTATTTGCTTTAATTTTCAAAGAAGCATTCGCTGGGCGAGCTGCAGTGGGTGGAGTCTCTGGTCTAGCGGTAATCCATATCTTTAAAACAGGAATCAAACGAGCAACATATTCTAATGAAGCAGGTGTCGGTTCTGCTCCAATGGCCCATGGAAACGCAAAAACAAGTGAACCCGTGGCCGAAGGTCTAGTTGCTATGGTTGGCCCTTTCATTGACACAATTATCGTTTGTACAATGACTTCAATAGTAATTTTAAGTTCACTTTCTCCTGCTGAGCTACAAGAATCAAATGGTGTACTGATTACTCAAATGGCCTTTATGAAAAACTTTGGAATGGCCGGATCGCATCTTCTAGGAATTTCAATTATTCTTTTTGCCTTATCCACTGTCATTGGATCTGCTAACTACTGTGAGAAATGTTGGGACTTCTTATTTGGTGGCGTACCAATAATGGGAGCAAGGCTTACCTTTGCTCTATTCTATGCTTCGACAGTACTACTAGGGGCCGTATCTGCTCCTACAGACATGGTAAATGCAATGGATATCGGATTTGCTTTGATGGCCATACCAAATATGATTGCCACTATTGCACTAGCGCCTAAGGTTAAGCATAAATTTGATGAATATTATGAGAAGTATATTCGAAAGAGTGCAGCTTAG
- a CDS encoding DUF1254 domain-containing protein, with the protein MSDKKKSNYGKYRYPAVAVAVLLTWVFSVTYLVQSNTPEGQVTRLPASATQKDGVSRGVASIAPADDPLLKETYALGINAYLWGSTLVRMEQVSRQYTEVSQSEKDTSYRAPVGEFGHARRLPGPEDADMPTPNQDTLYSSAILDLSQSPMVLSVPAVKDRYYVINVFDMWHNLIQYVGTRVTGTDAQNFLIVPPNWNGRSSEKLKGLKVVRSPTTKVWLWGRTEVLKKTEQDLKKVHEIQDQYKLTPLAEYTDGKKVQLFGLSNRPGDEKDPLRFFTELNEYLLDNVLNDIDKAQMQQLEKIGITSEGFKKEMLTPAQQDILKQVLKDGVEIANAQIYNPAHTKIVNGWSYVFDLDNFGQDYALRSMVAHPYLGGQGEKEAIYPIRYKDSKGNTLVGSKQYRMKFNSNPPNDGFWSITVYDAETKLLVYNALKRYSLGGESDLMKNPDGSFEITFSNQMPSDSKKRANWLAAPVGAFYIITRIYIPHEDVLSLKWKLPEVEPVETKVLSMVSK; encoded by the coding sequence ATGTCAGATAAAAAGAAATCAAATTATGGAAAGTATCGCTATCCTGCTGTTGCAGTAGCGGTGTTATTAACATGGGTTTTTTCTGTAACCTATCTTGTTCAAAGTAATACTCCAGAGGGACAAGTTACCAGGCTTCCTGCTTCTGCTACTCAGAAAGATGGTGTTTCTAGAGGTGTTGCTTCAATTGCTCCTGCTGACGATCCTCTTTTAAAAGAAACATATGCGTTAGGTATAAATGCATATTTATGGGGATCGACATTGGTTCGAATGGAGCAAGTTTCAAGGCAATACACAGAAGTTTCTCAAAGTGAAAAAGATACAAGTTATCGTGCACCTGTTGGAGAGTTTGGTCATGCAAGAAGACTTCCTGGCCCAGAAGATGCTGATATGCCAACACCTAATCAAGACACTTTGTACTCAAGTGCTATTCTTGATCTTTCACAGTCTCCGATGGTGTTATCTGTTCCGGCAGTGAAAGATCGATACTATGTTATTAATGTATTTGATATGTGGCATAACCTTATCCAATATGTTGGTACGAGAGTTACTGGTACAGATGCACAAAATTTTCTTATTGTTCCACCAAATTGGAATGGACGAAGTAGCGAGAAGTTAAAAGGCCTTAAAGTTGTTCGTTCACCAACAACAAAAGTTTGGCTCTGGGGCCGTACTGAAGTATTAAAAAAGACAGAGCAGGATCTAAAAAAAGTCCATGAAATACAAGATCAATATAAGTTAACTCCATTAGCAGAATACACTGATGGTAAGAAAGTACAATTATTTGGTTTATCAAATCGCCCAGGAGATGAGAAAGATCCATTGAGATTTTTTACTGAACTTAATGAATATCTCTTAGATAATGTATTAAATGATATTGATAAAGCGCAAATGCAACAATTAGAAAAGATAGGAATTACATCTGAAGGCTTTAAAAAAGAGATGCTAACTCCCGCTCAACAAGACATCTTAAAACAAGTTCTAAAAGATGGCGTTGAAATCGCTAATGCTCAAATTTACAATCCCGCACATACAAAAATAGTAAATGGCTGGAGCTATGTATTTGATTTAGATAATTTTGGACAGGATTATGCATTAAGATCAATGGTTGCTCATCCCTATTTGGGAGGTCAAGGAGAGAAAGAGGCCATATATCCAATTCGTTATAAAGATTCTAAGGGTAATACACTTGTTGGAAGTAAGCAGTATCGTATGAAGTTTAATTCAAATCCACCTAATGATGGTTTTTGGTCAATAACAGTTTATGATGCTGAGACTAAGCTTCTTGTATACAATGCCTTAAAACGTTATTCTCTTGGCGGTGAAAGTGATTTAATGAAGAATCCAGATGGATCATTTGAAATTACTTTTTCTAATCAAATGCCATCAGACTCAAAAAAGCGTGCTAACTGGCTGGCCGCACCTGTTGGAGCATTTTACATCATTACTAGGATATACATTCCCCATGAGGATGTATTAAGTCTTAAGTGGAAGCTGCCAGAAGTGGAACCAGTTGAAACTAAAGTCCTTTCAATGGTTTCAAAATAA
- the dapA gene encoding 4-hydroxy-tetrahydrodipicolinate synthase, translating into MNNINEKDLEFLNSTPLWTAVITPLHEDQTVDLDSLERILRAQEEAGNGILILGSTGEALNLNLEERKNILNFTIDLDLKVPLMCGVGGINLNETCEWVSYLDGLDIDAYLLVTPLYAKPGDEGQYHWFKTLMDVSNKPVMLYNVPSRAGIGLSLEAVKRLNGHRAFWAIKEASGSVEMFAKYVEAANGGRVYSGDDAMLPAFTPLGAKGLVSVAANPWPAETNKYVRDCLNGELNESDAQMWIEASNTMFVCSNPVPAKWLMKEQGQIETAVLRPPLSLKDMTKESIVKSANDKIKNWRK; encoded by the coding sequence ATGAATAATATAAATGAGAAAGACCTTGAATTTTTAAACTCAACTCCCCTATGGACGGCCGTAATTACGCCTTTACATGAAGATCAAACAGTTGATTTGGACTCATTAGAGCGTATTTTAAGAGCTCAAGAAGAAGCCGGAAATGGGATACTAATTCTAGGTTCAACGGGAGAGGCCCTTAATCTAAATTTAGAAGAAAGAAAGAATATCCTAAATTTCACAATCGATCTAGACCTTAAGGTTCCACTTATGTGTGGTGTTGGTGGTATCAATCTAAACGAGACATGTGAATGGGTCTCTTATCTTGATGGCCTTGATATCGATGCTTACCTTCTTGTTACACCTTTATATGCAAAGCCTGGTGATGAGGGACAATACCACTGGTTTAAAACACTAATGGATGTCTCAAATAAGCCGGTTATGCTCTATAATGTTCCATCTCGTGCAGGTATTGGACTGTCTCTGGAGGCAGTTAAAAGACTTAATGGGCACCGTGCATTTTGGGCAATAAAAGAGGCCAGTGGCTCAGTTGAGATGTTTGCCAAATATGTTGAGGCCGCAAATGGTGGACGAGTCTATAGTGGTGACGATGCAATGCTGCCGGCCTTTACGCCTTTAGGTGCAAAGGGATTAGTTTCTGTAGCAGCAAACCCATGGCCAGCTGAGACTAATAAATATGTAAGAGACTGCCTAAATGGTGAATTAAATGAAAGCGATGCTCAAATGTGGATTGAAGCAAGTAACACGATGTTTGTTTGTTCAAATCCTGTGCCGGCAAAGTGGCTCATGAAAGAGCAGGGACAAATTGAGACGGCCGTTCTTAGGCCACCACTATCACTAAAAGATATGACAAAAGAATCAATCGTAAAATCAGCAAATGATAAAATTAAGAATTGGAGAAAATAA
- a CDS encoding MipA/OmpV family protein: MRICLPSSKETLFKFIKLLIIGPALFGQALVFSNGRTDRIDNLEKQRSKRPEPTNQIGLGSSISTSLYKVGDSFDIPVVPSITYNYKRFSFRGVAASFKLLPLTRLTLKPDFNKVEAEKGTYNEGLRERNRSLDLGLSFLLPSKWFMTRFSYERDISGRSEANKYSVSVSKAFQFEPWKGEKISLLPGISYSQHSKEWSRYYFGVTDTEARADRPKYTPEDSHQWTLRLIGNYPITEKYVLNTFYSYTVFSSAVEDSPLTKRGYRSSIFFGLNYILGKSTR; the protein is encoded by the coding sequence ATGCGAATATGTTTGCCAAGTAGTAAAGAAACACTTTTCAAATTCATAAAATTATTGATTATAGGGCCTGCTCTCTTTGGACAGGCCTTAGTCTTTTCCAATGGTCGCACTGATCGCATCGATAATCTTGAAAAGCAACGATCAAAAAGGCCTGAGCCAACTAATCAGATAGGTCTGGGCTCAAGTATTTCGACATCTCTATATAAAGTTGGTGATAGTTTCGATATTCCAGTTGTTCCTTCAATCACTTATAATTACAAACGCTTCTCTTTTCGTGGAGTTGCCGCAAGTTTTAAGCTACTTCCTCTAACAAGACTTACTCTAAAGCCAGACTTTAATAAAGTAGAGGCCGAAAAAGGAACTTATAATGAAGGACTAAGAGAGAGAAATCGCTCACTTGATCTAGGTCTAAGTTTCTTACTGCCTTCTAAGTGGTTTATGACAAGATTTTCTTATGAAAGAGATATCAGTGGTCGCTCTGAAGCAAATAAATACAGTGTCTCAGTTTCTAAGGCCTTCCAATTTGAACCTTGGAAAGGTGAAAAGATTAGCCTGCTGCCAGGTATTTCATATTCTCAACACTCTAAGGAATGGAGTCGTTATTATTTTGGAGTTACTGACACTGAAGCAAGGGCAGACCGACCGAAGTATACACCTGAAGATTCTCACCAATGGACATTACGATTGATAGGTAACTACCCTATTACTGAAAAATATGTTTTAAATACATTTTATTCGTATACGGTATTTTCTTCGGCCGTAGAAGATAGCCCCTTAACTAAAAGAGGCTATCGTTCAAGTATATTTTTTGGGTTAAATTATATTTTAGGCAAGTCTACCAGATAG
- a CDS encoding phytanoyl-CoA dioxygenase family protein — translation MELDYDKLVKDFYQQGYCVVEGLFDPKDLKNIEKSFDNLYQASLSLDETQMLKLAQFVFNEDALNRIVWCGGYDEFLLDIGADKRILNIVSRILESNEMVQLINQAHFKLPGQKVEFKWHQDSEHRRYGTHMWEDVDGRGSYVQTLLAIDDMNADNGPLKFIPNSNQEGHLNYKEDPSIIDEMLEKYEAVDVMLKAGDVAFFGPYVFHSSSLNKTDSPRRVLINGYAQPGANKREYPGVGLGRHLKLNS, via the coding sequence ATGGAATTAGATTACGATAAATTAGTAAAAGATTTTTATCAACAAGGCTATTGTGTAGTCGAAGGACTTTTTGATCCCAAAGATCTTAAGAATATTGAAAAGTCTTTTGATAATTTATATCAAGCAAGTCTCTCTCTTGATGAGACACAAATGTTAAAGCTAGCTCAATTTGTCTTTAATGAAGATGCACTAAATCGCATTGTTTGGTGTGGTGGTTACGATGAATTTCTTCTTGATATAGGTGCTGATAAACGAATACTGAATATTGTATCAAGAATCCTTGAATCTAATGAGATGGTTCAATTAATTAATCAGGCCCACTTTAAACTACCTGGTCAAAAAGTAGAATTCAAATGGCACCAAGATAGTGAACACCGTCGCTATGGAACACATATGTGGGAAGATGTCGATGGCCGTGGAAGTTACGTTCAAACTCTTCTTGCCATTGATGATATGAATGCGGACAATGGCCCTCTTAAATTTATCCCTAATTCCAATCAAGAAGGTCATCTTAATTATAAAGAAGATCCTAGTATTATCGATGAGATGCTTGAGAAATATGAGGCCGTTGATGTGATGCTAAAAGCAGGTGACGTCGCATTCTTTGGGCCATATGTTTTTCATTCTTCGAGCTTAAATAAAACCGATTCTCCTCGCCGTGTCCTTATTAACGGTTACGCTCAGCCAGGTGCTAATAAAAGAGAGTATCCAGGTGTAGGCCTTGGAAGACACTTGAAACTAAACTCTTAA
- a CDS encoding DegT/DnrJ/EryC1/StrS family aminotransferase, whose protein sequence is MSINGVPFITLNRFENGFREEFLAGVETLFDNTQFIGGPQVAKLEEKLKEKTEAKHVVGCANGTDAIQIALRGVGIDKDDVVLIPDMTFWATFEAVVNVNAKPVTVDVSRETLHWDKETFKEAVEKFKPKAAILVHLYGWGCPDTMEIRKIAEDNGVILIEDGAQCFGTKVHGESLLGSAKVATTSFYPAKVLGASGDAGAIFSTDEQIINTCRTLINHGRTSHYSHGLIGWNSRIGAYESLFLNMSLEHIDARLDSRRKAVKYYQENLQGLPLKIQEVPSHVEENGYCSVALIDPDLRGPLIESLKAANVGFGTIYPGAMSKQEAAPKYMAGSIDNGNADYISKAVLNLPCYAYITEEECEYVCQVVKKHFSNS, encoded by the coding sequence ATGTCAATTAACGGCGTACCATTTATTACCCTAAATCGTTTCGAAAATGGCTTTCGTGAAGAATTCTTAGCTGGAGTAGAAACTCTATTTGATAACACACAATTTATTGGTGGACCTCAAGTTGCAAAACTTGAAGAAAAACTAAAAGAGAAAACAGAAGCAAAACATGTCGTTGGTTGTGCTAACGGTACAGATGCAATTCAAATTGCATTACGTGGTGTCGGTATTGATAAAGATGATGTTGTTCTAATTCCAGATATGACTTTTTGGGCAACATTTGAAGCTGTTGTTAATGTTAATGCCAAACCTGTTACAGTTGACGTAAGTCGTGAGACACTTCACTGGGATAAAGAAACTTTTAAAGAAGCTGTTGAAAAATTTAAACCAAAGGCTGCTATTCTTGTTCACCTATATGGATGGGGTTGTCCAGACACGATGGAAATAAGAAAAATTGCGGAAGATAACGGAGTTATTCTAATAGAAGACGGTGCTCAGTGCTTTGGAACTAAAGTTCATGGCGAGTCTCTACTAGGAAGCGCAAAAGTTGCAACAACAAGTTTCTATCCTGCAAAGGTCCTGGGAGCTTCAGGTGATGCGGGAGCAATCTTTTCAACAGATGAGCAAATTATTAATACTTGTCGTACTCTAATCAATCATGGTCGTACAAGCCATTACTCACATGGACTTATTGGTTGGAACTCTAGAATTGGTGCTTACGAGTCACTATTTCTAAATATGTCACTTGAGCACATTGATGCAAGACTAGATTCAAGACGAAAAGCAGTTAAATACTATCAAGAAAACTTACAAGGCCTACCTTTAAAAATACAAGAAGTTCCTTCTCACGTTGAAGAGAATGGATATTGTAGTGTGGCCTTAATTGATCCAGATCTTAGAGGACCATTAATTGAATCACTAAAGGCGGCCAATGTCGGTTTTGGAACAATCTATCCAGGTGCAATGAGTAAGCAAGAAGCTGCTCCAAAGTATATGGCCGGATCAATTGATAATGGAAATGCGGACTATATAAGTAAGGCCGTACTAAACCTACCTTGTTACGCTTATATCACGGAAGAAGAATGCGAATATGTTTGCCAAGTAGTAAAGAAACACTTTTCAAATTCATAA
- the lysC gene encoding lysine-sensitive aspartokinase 3, translating into MGNENSEIIVAKFGGSSMANLEAMTRSAQISATKNANMVIVSAVYGVTNLLVEISKQAPLGEGEKVEALVEEIADKHNQILIDMNATEELKEDVSELLSEVNMIANGMLLLRECSDRAYDSLVSLGERMSSLIFSQVLAGIHQKKNVELFDIRQVLKTDDQFTKASPDLVATKEKAQQHLVNAKYGDVVYVSQGFMGSTSEGLTTTLGRGGSDYSAALVAEAMGADTLQIWTDVAGIATTDPRIVKEAKLLNEITFSEAAELATFGAKILHPTTLTPALRAGIKVFVGSSYEPDAPGTWIVDKTDSAPLIRAMALRREQSLVTLSTPKMLHAHGFLFEIFKIFNDFKVSIDSITTSEISVALTLDDSALLNKKIISRLSELCSVKVETDLTLVSLIGNEINHTPDIAKRIFNSVEGINVRMICLGASKHNFCFLVDKNQADSAIQKLHQEFIQ; encoded by the coding sequence ATGGGTAATGAAAATTCAGAAATCATTGTTGCAAAATTTGGCGGCTCATCTATGGCAAACCTAGAGGCCATGACTCGAAGTGCTCAAATCAGTGCTACCAAGAACGCTAATATGGTTATCGTATCGGCCGTTTACGGTGTTACAAATCTCTTAGTAGAAATATCTAAACAGGCACCACTTGGTGAAGGTGAAAAGGTAGAAGCACTAGTTGAAGAAATTGCTGATAAACATAATCAAATACTAATTGATATGAATGCAACAGAAGAACTAAAAGAAGATGTTTCTGAGCTTCTTTCAGAAGTAAATATGATTGCCAATGGAATGCTTCTATTAAGAGAATGTTCAGACCGAGCATACGATTCACTTGTAAGTCTTGGTGAAAGAATGTCTTCATTAATTTTTAGCCAAGTTCTAGCAGGAATCCATCAAAAGAAGAATGTTGAGTTATTTGATATTAGACAAGTTCTTAAAACTGATGATCAATTTACAAAAGCTTCACCTGATCTTGTTGCAACAAAGGAAAAGGCCCAGCAACATCTAGTTAACGCAAAGTATGGAGATGTCGTATATGTCTCTCAAGGTTTTATGGGATCGACCTCTGAAGGCTTAACTACAACACTAGGGCGTGGAGGTTCAGATTACTCCGCTGCACTTGTTGCAGAGGCCATGGGTGCTGACACACTTCAAATCTGGACAGATGTCGCAGGTATCGCCACAACAGATCCGCGTATTGTAAAAGAAGCGAAATTATTAAATGAAATAACATTTTCTGAAGCGGCCGAGCTGGCAACTTTTGGTGCAAAAATACTTCATCCAACGACCTTAACACCTGCATTACGTGCAGGTATTAAGGTCTTTGTTGGATCGAGCTATGAACCTGATGCTCCAGGGACTTGGATTGTTGATAAGACTGATTCAGCACCATTAATAAGAGCAATGGCCTTACGTCGAGAACAAAGCCTTGTGACATTATCAACGCCAAAAATGCTTCATGCACATGGTTTCTTATTTGAGATTTTTAAAATATTTAATGATTTTAAAGTAAGTATTGATTCAATTACAACGTCTGAGATTTCAGTAGCACTTACATTAGACGATAGCGCCCTATTAAATAAGAAGATAATTAGTCGGTTATCGGAGTTATGTAGCGTAAAAGTTGAAACTGACTTAACACTAGTAAGTCTAATCGGAAATGAAATCAACCATACACCAGATATTGCAAAGCGAATTTTTAACTCTGTAGAAGGAATCAACGTTAGAATGATTTGTCTAGGGGCCAGTAAGCATAACTTTTGCTTTTTAGTGGATAAGAATCAAGCGGATTCAGCAATTCAAAAACTACATCAGGAATTCATTCAATGA
- a CDS encoding 2,3,4,5-tetrahydropyridine-2,6-dicarboxylate N-succinyltransferase, with protein sequence MTVDEILLGLESGTLRSAQKVDGKWQANTEVKQMILEVFKAGKNVEQSKFGYEGFVDKHNIPAQKFDTDRGVRIVPGGSSVRRGAYVSKGVIIMPPAYINIGAYVDEGTMVDSHALVGSCAQIGKNVHLSAGVQIGGVLEPIGLAPVIIEDDAFIGAGAVIVEGIQVLKRAVIAPGVILSKGVPIYDCVNERRLEPGEPIPEGAVVVPGTRPVNDKLAWAKDQGLSMNCAMIIKYRDEKSDASLELESFLR encoded by the coding sequence ATGACAGTTGATGAAATACTACTAGGCCTAGAAAGTGGAACACTTAGATCAGCACAAAAAGTTGATGGTAAGTGGCAAGCAAATACAGAAGTTAAGCAAATGATTCTTGAGGTCTTTAAGGCCGGAAAGAATGTTGAACAATCAAAATTTGGTTATGAAGGATTTGTTGATAAACACAATATTCCAGCTCAAAAATTTGATACTGATCGCGGTGTAAGAATCGTTCCAGGTGGCTCAAGTGTTCGCCGAGGAGCTTATGTTTCAAAAGGCGTTATTATCATGCCTCCTGCATACATCAATATTGGAGCTTATGTTGACGAAGGTACAATGGTTGATTCACACGCTCTCGTTGGCTCATGTGCTCAAATTGGAAAGAACGTCCATTTAAGTGCTGGAGTACAAATTGGTGGCGTACTAGAGCCTATTGGACTAGCTCCGGTTATTATTGAAGACGATGCTTTTATTGGAGCAGGTGCTGTTATCGTTGAAGGTATTCAAGTTTTAAAACGCGCTGTAATCGCACCAGGTGTTATCCTTTCAAAAGGTGTACCTATTTATGACTGTGTAAATGAGAGAAGACTTGAACCAGGTGAGCCTATTCCAGAAGGTGCAGTTGTTGTACCGGGAACAAGACCGGTAAACGATAAACTTGCCTGGGCAAAGGATCAGGGCCTTTCAATGAATTGTGCCATGATTATCAAATACCGTGATGAGAAATCAGATGCATCACTAGAACTCGAATCATTTTTAAGATAG
- the asd gene encoding aspartate-semialdehyde dehydrogenase → MKKVGIIGWRGMVGSVLLERMEMEGDFAKIDPYFFSTSQAGQNGPLIYNKTHTLRDANDVNELADMDIIISCQGGDYTKKVRPALDEVSWQGYWIDAASAKRMDDDSLIILDPVNKDIIDKALNDGVKNFIGGNCTVSLMLMGIGSLFQENLVEWMTSMSYQAASGGGARHMKELLTQMKVIGDVANPIMEGPILQLDTDISNLLKSEKLNADCFGVPLALNLIPWIDSAVEKGQTREEWKAFSETNKILGRKDNPIPIDGTCVRVGALRSHSQALTIKLNKSVDIKTIEDMIKNFSEFTEFVENTPEATREKLNPRYVSGTLKTTVGRVRKMNLGDEYLNIFTSGDQLLWGAAEPLRRMLNIVL, encoded by the coding sequence ATGAAAAAAGTTGGAATTATCGGTTGGCGTGGAATGGTCGGATCTGTTCTTTTAGAAAGAATGGAAATGGAAGGAGACTTTGCAAAAATTGATCCATACTTCTTTTCAACTTCTCAAGCAGGGCAAAATGGCCCATTAATTTATAATAAAACACATACCTTAAGAGATGCTAATGATGTAAATGAACTTGCTGATATGGATATTATAATCTCATGTCAAGGTGGTGATTATACAAAGAAGGTTAGACCGGCGCTAGATGAAGTGAGCTGGCAAGGGTATTGGATTGATGCGGCTTCCGCAAAACGAATGGATGATGACTCACTTATAATCCTAGATCCTGTTAATAAAGATATTATTGATAAAGCACTTAATGATGGAGTTAAAAACTTTATTGGTGGTAATTGTACCGTTAGCCTTATGCTTATGGGGATTGGAAGTTTATTTCAAGAAAACTTAGTAGAGTGGATGACATCGATGTCATATCAGGCGGCTTCTGGTGGTGGTGCTCGTCATATGAAGGAGCTTCTAACGCAAATGAAGGTCATTGGCGATGTGGCCAATCCGATAATGGAAGGGCCGATTCTTCAGCTTGATACAGATATTTCTAATTTACTTAAAAGCGAAAAACTTAATGCTGATTGTTTTGGTGTTCCGTTGGCACTTAATTTGATTCCTTGGATTGATAGCGCTGTTGAAAAGGGGCAAACTCGTGAAGAGTGGAAGGCCTTTAGTGAGACAAATAAAATTCTTGGCAGAAAAGACAATCCAATACCTATTGATGGTACTTGTGTAAGGGTTGGTGCACTGAGATCTCATTCACAGGCATTAACGATTAAATTGAATAAGTCTGTCGACATTAAAACGATTGAAGACATGATTAAGAACTTTTCAGAATTTACTGAATTTGTTGAAAATACTCCTGAGGCCACACGAGAAAAACTTAATCCACGTTATGTGTCTGGTACCCTCAAAACAACAGTCGGACGTGTTAGAAAAATGAATCTAGGTGATGAATATTTAAATATTTTCACATCAGGTGATCAACTTCTTTGGGGAGCTGCAGAACCTCTTCGTCGCATGTTAAATATTGTGTTATAG